A genomic segment from Desulfonema ishimotonii encodes:
- a CDS encoding type II toxin-antitoxin system RelE family toxin gives MKENNPFHKIRSGDYRIIYEIHDKSIVILFLKIGHRKDVYKHLP, from the coding sequence ATGAAGGAAAATAATCCATTTCATAAAATACGATCTGGTGATTATCGGATAATCTACGAAATTCATGATAAAAGCATTGTCATTCTTTTTCTGAAAATTGGCCATCGAAAAGATGTGTATAAACACCTGCCATAA
- a CDS encoding type II toxin-antitoxin system prevent-host-death family antitoxin, with the protein MNDDHKNIYCRCQENFADIVNKVVYGNESIVLTRRGQDVAALVSIEELKLLQQIEDHIDIEDAQKALQDPHKNIPAEDVWKQLGL; encoded by the coding sequence ATCAACGATGACCACAAAAATATCTACTGCAGATGCCAGGAAAATTTTGCGGATATTGTTAACAAAGTAGTTTATGGCAACGAATCCATAGTTTTAACAAGGCGAGGCCAGGATGTTGCTGCCCTGGTATCCATTGAAGAGCTTAAATTACTCCAGCAAATTGAAGATCATATTGACATTGAAGATGCCCAAAAAGCGCTCCAGGATCCCCATAAAAATATTCCGGCAGAAGATGTTTGGAAGCAACTAGGACTTTAA